AACCAGTGTAGTTCGATGGCAACATAACTCCAGCGCAGTTCAGCTAGGAGACGGTTATAGACCTCGGTGACGCGACCTTTGAGGTTTAGGCGAGCTTGCACCTGCTGCGATCGCCATGATTGGGTATCTGGCGGTGGACTGGTGATCTGTGTGGGTTGGTTAAGGTACTGTAAAAACAGTTCACGTACGGGTTGGGGTGCTTCCCGCCAGCGTGGTACGGCAATATCAGTGGCCACTTGGCTGAGATAGCCATATTCGTTCAAAAATTGATTGAACTGGGTAAGAACAGCCTGACCATCGGTGGTTTCACTCAGACTGGCAAACAGGGCCGATCCGGAATCGGGCACTTGGACCCGGGCGATCGCCCCTACCAGGGGACGGCAAGACTGGGCTAACCGTTGCAGCGATCGCAGGGAGGCAATTTCTGGCTGGGTTTGAACATTGAGGTCGTTGTCGGATACCTTGAGCATCGCTTGCCGCAGGGCGAAGCTGAGGGGAGCCATGATGCTGTAGTAGGTGGCTCGGCGCAGTAGGGTCAAAATCAACTGAATGCGTCCGAGGATGGCGGCGGGCTGCTGTCCCTTAGCGGGATGATCGATGAGTTGGCGTAGGCCGGGGGTAAACAGATCCTGGTCGTCTTGCTCAAAGTCTTGCTCCAGGCGCAGTTCTCGCCCCAGCAGTTTTAGCAATCCTGGTACATTTTTGAGGGTGGAGAGGATCGGCGGCTTGCTGAAGGGGGTGCCCCGGGTAAGAAATTCTAAGCTCTCGGGCGGAAGACCCATGCGCCGAAAAATCTGTCCTAGCAGCGATGCATTGAAGTAGGCGGAGGAGTGGTGTAGGGTAGCGGTTTCGGTGAAATCTAACCCTCGGGCGCGATCGCCGAGGACGATGGTAAAAATCTCGCCCCAAACGCCGCAGGTGAGAGGACGGTTGATCGACCAGGTGAGGGGACGAATCCAGCCAGGGATCACCTCAGCGGCAATTTTTCTTGTCCAAATCGGCAAGAGTGTGGTGATCGGTCGGCTTTGTAAGACCCAAAGCTGCTGACCGTCATAGCTCCATTCAATATCCTGGGGAATGCCGTGGTAGCGGGCTTCGAGATGGCGGGCCAGGTAGGCCACCTGCTGGATCAATCGCGGCGGCACATCGCCCTCGCCCTCCATGGGGAACGCGATCGCTTCTGGCAAGTACCAGGGGGGATTAGCCACCGCCTGGGTGGTGGTCAAATCCGCTTCGGTCACCATCACTTGGTAAGACTCTGGGGTCACCTGTCCTGAGACGACTCGTGCGGCGGAACCCGGTAGCGCCTCGATCACCACGCTGTCCCCTTGGCGGCTGATGGGATCGCGGCTGAAGGCGACGCCGGAAAAGACGCCCGATACTTGGATTTGGACGAGGACGGTCATTGCTTCGTCCCGAATGCCGCGATCGCGTCGATACTGCACCGCTGTGGGCCGGTTGTACGAGGCTTGGCATTGGGTAATCGCTTGGGCCAGGGCCTCGCGACTGGTCACCTGGGCGATGGATTCATACTGCCCAGCAGCGGAGGTGGATTCGGAATCTTCGCCGATGGCAGATGAACGCACAATGAGCGGCTGCTCTGGGGTGGGATTGAGCATCTCGATCATCGGGGCGGGGTCATCCCCCGGCGGCAATACCCAGCCCATGGGCACGGGATAGCCCCAGGCGGTGAGCTGGGCCAGGGTGGCAACCTTGGCACCAACTTTTTTGGCATCCTTGGCCTGGTCGAGGGTGGGAACGGCGCGATCGCCTCGGAAGAAACGAAACATGGTTTTTGATCCAGGTTGGGCTTGCCCGGTGGATAGGTCTAAATCGTCCGGCATCTTATGATAAATCCAAGCCATGAGAACACTGAGGATGAGAGTTGCGACTACGCGATCGCCCTGGGTGGGATGCAGCAAGGCCGCAAACACCGGCAGCAGCACCAGGACGACTAAACGACCCTGGCGCTTTTCTCGAAAAATGGTAAAGCTAATTAAACTCAGCAGCAGCACGAGACCGGAGGCTAGCCAATCATGGACAAGGTAGCCCCACGTAACGTTGGTGGTACCAGCTCCCCGTCCTCCCCAATAGCGTCCCATCACTAGGGCAATTAGGGCAATCACTTCCCAGGCAGGATCGGTGGGAAAGTAGGAGCGCGCTAGCCATACAACGCCAATGCCCTTCCCCGCCTCTAGGAGAACTGCCATCACCCCCGCCACCGTTCCGCCGTGGTAGAACGCTGCCGAGACACTGATATTCCCTGTGCCTAGATGGGCCAAATCTTTGCGGGTGAGCCCGTAGGTTAGCCAACGGATCAGAGGTAGCCCACCGAGCAGTGGGCCAATCACCATAATCAGTAAGGCACCCAACACTTGTGTAGGGGTCATAGTTTTTATGCAGTGCTTGAGTTGCGCAATGATGCCTGTCCTATCGCACTGTATAACAAACATGCCTGATCTGCAGCAATGCTGCCTATCCAGGGGTTGAGCTAGGCCATGTCTGGGTTATTCGTGGGCGATCGCTGCTGTACAGTGACGCACATCTTCGATCACCGATCGCACGCCGCCGAGGTCAATGCGATAGCTGAGGGGATGGGCAATCAGCCGAGCGGTGCTGGTAAACAACGGCTCAATTTCAATCAAATGGTTTTCCTGGAGGGTGCGCCCTGTGGCCACCAAATCCACGATCGCTTCCGACATGCCCGTAATCGGCCCCAATTCTACAGAACCGTAGAGCGGCACAATTTCCACGGGTAGGTTCAACCCTTGAAAGTAGCTGCGGGCACAGTGGACAAACTTGGACGCTACTCGACTGTGGGGCGGTAGGTCGAGGGCGGAGCGATAGGGGCTGGAGGCCTTGACCGCTACTGACATGCGGCATTGCCCAAACTGCAAATCAGCCAGTTGAGCGACTTGGGGTTGCTTTTCACACAGCACATCATAGCCCACCACCCCAAGCTGCGCTTGCCCATATTCAACGTACACGGGCACGTCATAATTTCTCACCAGCAGCGCCTTGGCCCGATGGCTGGCATCCCAAATTTCAAGCTGCCGATTGGAGCTATCAAGGAAGGCGCTAAAGTCGAGACCCACAGCCTTAAACAGCCGGATGCTGTCTTTCAGGAGTGCGCCTTTGGGTAATGCCACAGTAATCATGGAACGCGATCGCAATGGGGTAATGATAACGATAAACGAAGCTGCCAATGTCTAGGCAAGAAAACGATGCAAGGGGCAGCACTTGAGCATGACCCGTTCGATCGCTCACGTATTCTACCAGGCCTCGCCATAAAAATAGGGGCTGATGCCCCGATGATCCGCCTACCTAGACCAGGCACCCCTGATCCAGGTTGATTTGCATTGTAGTGGTGCGAAACCATAGG
This Candidatus Obscuribacterales bacterium DNA region includes the following protein-coding sequences:
- a CDS encoding glycerol-3-phosphate acyltransferase translates to MTPTQVLGALLIMVIGPLLGGLPLIRWLTYGLTRKDLAHLGTGNISVSAAFYHGGTVAGVMAVLLEAGKGIGVVWLARSYFPTDPAWEVIALIALVMGRYWGGRGAGTTNVTWGYLVHDWLASGLVLLLSLISFTIFREKRQGRLVVLVLLPVFAALLHPTQGDRVVATLILSVLMAWIYHKMPDDLDLSTGQAQPGSKTMFRFFRGDRAVPTLDQAKDAKKVGAKVATLAQLTAWGYPVPMGWVLPPGDDPAPMIEMLNPTPEQPLIVRSSAIGEDSESTSAAGQYESIAQVTSREALAQAITQCQASYNRPTAVQYRRDRGIRDEAMTVLVQIQVSGVFSGVAFSRDPISRQGDSVVIEALPGSAARVVSGQVTPESYQVMVTEADLTTTQAVANPPWYLPEAIAFPMEGEGDVPPRLIQQVAYLARHLEARYHGIPQDIEWSYDGQQLWVLQSRPITTLLPIWTRKIAAEVIPGWIRPLTWSINRPLTCGVWGEIFTIVLGDRARGLDFTETATLHHSSAYFNASLLGQIFRRMGLPPESLEFLTRGTPFSKPPILSTLKNVPGLLKLLGRELRLEQDFEQDDQDLFTPGLRQLIDHPAKGQQPAAILGRIQLILTLLRRATYYSIMAPLSFALRQAMLKVSDNDLNVQTQPEIASLRSLQRLAQSCRPLVGAIARVQVPDSGSALFASLSETTDGQAVLTQFNQFLNEYGYLSQVATDIAVPRWREAPQPVRELFLQYLNQPTQITSPPPDTQSWRSQQVQARLNLKGRVTEVYNRLLAELRWSYVAIELHW
- the hisG gene encoding ATP phosphoribosyltransferase; translation: MITVALPKGALLKDSIRLFKAVGLDFSAFLDSSNRQLEIWDASHRAKALLVRNYDVPVYVEYGQAQLGVVGYDVLCEKQPQVAQLADLQFGQCRMSVAVKASSPYRSALDLPPHSRVASKFVHCARSYFQGLNLPVEIVPLYGSVELGPITGMSEAIVDLVATGRTLQENHLIEIEPLFTSTARLIAHPLSYRIDLGGVRSVIEDVRHCTAAIAHE